Proteins encoded by one window of Flagellimonas lutaonensis:
- a CDS encoding universal stress protein, which translates to MLRILLPTDFSDNAYNAIAYALQLYAKSTCTFYLLHTYTPAVYRAEYILQSPGQFGLGDVYQTLAMNRLDKLRKKLVEAFPNPRHNLVPHAAFNTLVDEVQEVVNNENIDIVVMGTQGATGAKEIFLGTNTVHVMKKVGVPLLVIPPNKAFENIERIHFPTDYEVDYNEGNLKMLFHVAKEHSSSIEVMHVSTGYELTDDQKKNKVKLQKMLKGLPHRFHDWPSEEIITAINRFHQEHGTQLLAMVRNKHTFIERLFVEPIIKKISFHATIPFLVMPQEP; encoded by the coding sequence ATGTTGAGAATATTATTGCCCACCGATTTTTCTGATAATGCATACAACGCCATAGCGTATGCGTTGCAGTTGTATGCCAAAAGCACCTGTACCTTCTATCTATTGCACACGTACACACCTGCTGTTTATAGGGCTGAGTATATTCTTCAGAGTCCTGGGCAATTTGGTCTGGGGGATGTGTACCAGACCTTGGCCATGAACCGGCTGGATAAGCTCAGGAAGAAACTTGTGGAAGCGTTTCCCAACCCAAGGCACAACCTTGTGCCCCATGCGGCTTTCAACACTTTAGTGGATGAGGTTCAAGAAGTGGTCAATAATGAGAACATAGACATTGTCGTGATGGGAACCCAAGGGGCTACGGGAGCAAAGGAGATTTTTTTGGGGACGAACACGGTACATGTCATGAAAAAAGTGGGGGTGCCATTGTTGGTCATTCCGCCCAACAAGGCTTTTGAAAATATCGAAAGGATACATTTCCCTACCGATTATGAAGTAGACTATAATGAGGGTAACCTTAAAATGCTTTTCCACGTTGCCAAAGAGCACAGCTCGAGCATTGAGGTGATGCACGTTTCAACCGGATATGAGTTGACCGATGATCAGAAAAAGAACAAGGTCAAACTGCAAAAGATGTTGAAAGGCTTGCCACATCGTTTCCATGATTGGCCCAGCGAAGAGATCATTACGGCGATCAACCGTTTTCACCAAGAGCATGGCACACAGCTCTTGGCCATGGTGCGAAATAAGCACACCTTCATTGAGCGGTTGTTTGTTGAGCCCATCATCAAAAAGATAAGTTTTCATGCCACCATACCCTTTTTGGTAATGCCCCAAGAACCTTAA
- a CDS encoding universal stress protein, whose product MNTGFNILLPTDFSKNAQHAVRYAVTLFADADCTFYLLNAYEAGPSALTSKMYRARDTRFFRAIKKQAERELDRVFKELTEGSTHPRHQFKKLSVADSLVNAVGRAVVDLNIDYVVMGTKGASGLKEVFMGSNTVKIIKAIDFCPLIAVPQEFPLKRPKEILFATGYEHIYGAFELSPLVKIAQLCQSKVIAMHIRKEEELLEHQKTAKELLSKRLKSISYELREVANGKSLVKHLDDYIGNHEEIGLLTMINYWHSFFEKITHEPVIKKVAFHCKVPFLVIHSVQ is encoded by the coding sequence ATGAACACTGGTTTCAACATATTGCTGCCAACCGATTTTTCTAAAAATGCACAGCATGCCGTGCGCTATGCGGTTACGTTATTTGCCGATGCCGATTGTACCTTTTATTTGCTCAATGCCTATGAGGCGGGCCCATCGGCACTGACATCAAAGATGTATAGGGCACGCGACACCCGGTTTTTCAGGGCCATAAAAAAACAGGCTGAACGCGAACTTGACCGTGTGTTCAAAGAACTTACAGAGGGCAGTACCCACCCACGACACCAATTTAAGAAATTATCGGTGGCCGATTCTCTGGTGAACGCCGTTGGCAGGGCCGTGGTCGACCTTAATATTGACTATGTTGTTATGGGCACCAAGGGGGCCTCTGGCCTCAAAGAGGTGTTTATGGGGAGCAATACGGTGAAGATAATCAAGGCCATAGATTTTTGTCCATTGATAGCTGTGCCCCAAGAGTTTCCGTTGAAAAGGCCAAAAGAGATTCTTTTTGCCACGGGGTATGAACATATCTACGGTGCTTTTGAACTGTCGCCTTTGGTGAAAATTGCCCAATTGTGCCAATCAAAGGTGATAGCGATGCACATTCGCAAAGAGGAAGAACTTTTAGAGCACCAGAAAACGGCAAAGGAACTTCTGTCGAAGCGATTGAAGAGCATTTCCTACGAATTGAGGGAGGTGGCCAACGGGAAAAGTTTGGTCAAGCACTTAGATGACTACATCGGCAACCACGAAGAAATAGGCCTGCTTACAATGATCAACTATTGGCATAGTTTTTTTGAGAAGATTACCCACGAACCGGTCATCAAAAAAGTAGCTTTTCATTGTAAAGTACCCTTTTTGGTCATTCACTCAGTACAGTGA
- a CDS encoding universal stress protein has translation MLNILVPTDFSHDAYNALFYATKLYKNEACVFHVLHTYDHHSPLKRDYRGHEDSKTLEEFLCRKVDECLKEVCHRAVRDAGKNDLHQFNTVMRHGQLAKEVEHYVAEHAIDIVVMGAKGQTGAKELFFGGNTMAVVKADLNCPVLCVPRQIDYTPLTKIAFVSDFKAFDFKHLGHLVKLANLHQSEVHIVHILEKSRLDSEQEGNKEKLLSFFEKRSPIVHLLLNERSKAATISDFVSKNGTNLLAMVYHEHFFLEKLFREPVILDVTHYVDAPLLILPDR, from the coding sequence ATGTTGAACATATTAGTACCTACCGATTTTTCACATGATGCCTATAACGCCCTGTTTTATGCCACCAAACTCTATAAGAACGAGGCCTGTGTGTTTCATGTACTGCACACGTATGACCACCATTCACCATTGAAAAGAGACTACAGGGGTCACGAAGATTCCAAGACCTTGGAAGAATTTTTGTGCCGTAAGGTCGACGAATGCTTAAAAGAGGTCTGCCACCGGGCGGTACGTGACGCGGGCAAGAATGACCTCCACCAATTCAACACGGTGATGCGGCATGGGCAATTGGCAAAAGAGGTGGAACACTATGTAGCAGAACATGCCATTGATATTGTTGTAATGGGGGCCAAAGGTCAGACGGGGGCCAAAGAACTTTTTTTTGGCGGAAACACCATGGCCGTGGTAAAGGCCGACCTGAACTGCCCTGTGCTCTGCGTGCCCCGGCAGATTGATTATACGCCACTTACCAAAATAGCCTTTGTCTCTGACTTCAAGGCATTTGATTTTAAGCATCTTGGGCACCTTGTCAAATTGGCCAATTTGCACCAGAGTGAAGTACACATTGTCCACATCTTAGAGAAATCACGGCTTGATAGCGAACAAGAAGGCAACAAAGAAAAACTCCTTTCTTTTTTTGAAAAGCGTTCGCCCATTGTACACCTTTTGCTCAACGAACGTTCGAAAGCGGCCACTATTAGCGATTTTGTCTCAAAAAACGGCACCAATCTCTTGGCCATGGTCTATCACGAACATTTCTTTTTGGAAAAACTGTTCAGGGAACCCGTTATTTTGGATGTAACCCATTACGTGGATGCCCCTCTTTTGATATTGCCCGACCGTTAG
- a CDS encoding universal stress protein, translating to MKNILIPTDFSEDAWKAIQYAQLLFKEVECNFYCLHVSDLVEYAVVTENEGNGNGTGVANGTRMTASKKQLNDFLKAAEDHFTNQKHHFFGIHDHGFFIDSIKKHAKEKKIDLIVMGTKGATGLRKRIIGSNTGDVITKVPYNTLVIPKEAALKRPEEIAFPTDYNIFYSHKILEALSEMIRLGDEGNLRVMHVTRLGGILTSEQKKNQEYLHDFLMESFPENNSFHTLTNKSVNAAIQCFVESRDIDMMIMVAKNLNFLQQMLFDPLVEKISFHTNVPFFVIHE from the coding sequence ATGAAGAACATCCTAATCCCAACTGATTTTTCTGAGGATGCATGGAAGGCAATACAATATGCCCAATTGCTATTCAAAGAGGTGGAATGCAATTTTTATTGCTTGCATGTGAGCGATTTGGTAGAATATGCCGTTGTTACTGAAAATGAAGGCAATGGCAATGGAACCGGGGTTGCCAATGGAACCAGAATGACCGCCTCCAAGAAGCAGCTCAACGATTTCTTAAAAGCGGCCGAAGACCACTTCACTAACCAAAAGCACCACTTCTTCGGCATTCATGATCACGGCTTCTTCATCGACTCCATTAAAAAGCACGCAAAAGAAAAGAAAATCGATTTGATTGTAATGGGTACCAAGGGGGCTACTGGGCTTCGCAAGAGAATCATTGGCAGTAACACAGGCGATGTGATCACCAAGGTTCCTTACAACACCTTGGTCATCCCCAAAGAAGCAGCGCTCAAGAGACCTGAGGAAATCGCTTTTCCGACAGATTACAACATCTTTTATTCGCACAAGATTCTGGAAGCGCTGTCAGAAATGATCCGATTGGGCGATGAGGGGAATCTTAGGGTGATGCATGTGACCAGATTGGGCGGAATTCTGACAAGTGAACAGAAGAAGAACCAAGAATACCTTCATGATTTTTTGATGGAGAGTTTCCCTGAAAACAACAGTTTTCATACCCTTACCAACAAAAGCGTGAATGCGGCCATACAATGCTTTGTCGAAAGCAGGGATATCGACATGATGATCATGGTGGCCAAGAACCTGAATTTTCTACAGCAAATGCTTTTTGACCCCTTGGTAGAGAAGATTAGCTTCCATACCAATGTTCCATTTTTTGTGATTCATGAGTAG
- a CDS encoding universal stress protein — MKTILIPTDFSKNARHAIDFAEKLYWCERTHFCLLHAYADEVYGDFKNVSEKEFDQRKEMVKENVDEQLSKLVDDVIETPPNPKHSFETISVFESLVDAVNDVVNQKNIDLVVMGTRGKNQKSKVTFGSHTVQVFKYVSCPVLAVPMKFEYRQPKNIAFPTDFMVPYKRRELKLLADLARQFKSEIHLLYISDFEDLSHRQLDNKRFLQDACCDCYVSFERTGVRNKAEAIMDYIRSNAIDLLVMVNSRHSFVEDMLYRSTVDEIGLTAKVPFLVMQNLPR; from the coding sequence ATGAAGACAATCTTGATTCCCACAGATTTCTCTAAAAACGCACGTCACGCCATAGACTTTGCAGAGAAACTCTATTGGTGCGAACGCACCCATTTTTGCTTATTGCATGCCTATGCCGATGAGGTGTATGGTGACTTCAAAAATGTCTCTGAAAAAGAGTTTGACCAACGGAAAGAAATGGTTAAAGAAAATGTGGATGAACAGCTTTCAAAACTGGTTGACGATGTAATCGAGACACCCCCCAACCCCAAGCACAGCTTTGAGACGATCAGTGTATTTGAATCTTTGGTCGATGCAGTGAACGATGTGGTCAACCAAAAGAACATCGATTTGGTGGTTATGGGTACACGGGGCAAAAACCAAAAAAGCAAGGTCACTTTTGGGAGCCATACAGTGCAGGTCTTCAAGTATGTCAGTTGTCCAGTGTTGGCCGTGCCAATGAAGTTTGAATACCGTCAGCCCAAAAATATAGCCTTCCCCACCGATTTTATGGTCCCCTATAAAAGAAGGGAACTGAAATTGTTGGCCGATCTGGCCCGACAGTTTAAATCTGAGATACATCTGCTCTATATTTCTGATTTTGAAGATTTAAGCCACCGACAATTGGACAATAAGCGCTTTTTGCAGGATGCCTGTTGCGACTGCTATGTGTCTTTTGAGCGTACGGGCGTTCGCAACAAAGCCGAGGCCATAATGGACTATATACGATCAAACGCCATAGACCTATTGGTAATGGTAAACTCAAGACACTCTTTTGTTGAAGATATGCTCTATCGCTCCACTGTGGACGAAATCGGGCTCACAGCAAAGGTTCCCTTTTTGGTTATGCAGAATTTACCGAGATGA
- a CDS encoding universal stress protein, whose protein sequence is MKQILLPTDFSEYAWNAIFTALKLFSGETCQFYLLNVYEPHIENLVGLNVSSRAGTVYEAVDKASKKGLQKTIQALTDQNTSAEHQFETLSRPGALEENILEIIAEKDIDLVVMGTKGATGAKRIFLGSNTVKVLKKVAICPVLAVPREHDFKKLETVVFPTEFTHFFKKGSLGFLIELAKTWKSNIAVLHVAQQFMLTKTQERNKKILGNRLAGIGQSFHRETIKSTVANAITDFTEAVGADMIALVRYQHTFLEGLTQEPVVKKVAFSAKVPLLVLPE, encoded by the coding sequence ATGAAACAAATTTTGTTGCCCACCGATTTTTCAGAGTATGCCTGGAACGCCATTTTCACGGCATTGAAGCTTTTTTCGGGCGAAACCTGCCAGTTTTACCTATTGAATGTCTATGAGCCGCATATCGAGAACCTGGTGGGCCTTAATGTTTCCAGTAGGGCCGGTACTGTCTATGAGGCCGTTGACAAGGCTTCAAAGAAAGGTCTTCAAAAAACCATACAGGCCCTAACAGACCAAAATACCAGTGCCGAGCACCAATTTGAAACCCTTTCACGGCCGGGTGCGCTTGAAGAGAACATTTTGGAAATCATCGCAGAAAAAGATATCGATCTAGTAGTAATGGGCACCAAGGGGGCCACGGGTGCCAAACGTATTTTTTTGGGAAGCAATACCGTCAAAGTTTTGAAGAAGGTAGCTATATGCCCTGTGCTGGCGGTACCTAGGGAGCATGACTTCAAGAAGCTAGAAACGGTTGTTTTTCCAACTGAATTCACCCATTTTTTTAAAAAGGGAAGTTTGGGTTTTTTAATTGAACTGGCCAAGACCTGGAAGTCAAATATTGCCGTGTTGCACGTTGCCCAACAGTTTATGTTGACCAAAACGCAAGAGCGGAACAAGAAGATTCTCGGCAATCGATTGGCCGGTATCGGCCAATCGTTTCATAGAGAAACAATCAAGTCGACCGTCGCCAACGCCATTACCGATTTTACAGAGGCCGTTGGTGCAGATATGATCGCACTGGTTCGTTACCAGCACACATTTCTTGAGGGGCTTACCCAAGAACCTGTGGTCAAGAAAGTAGCTTTTAGTGCAAAGGTTCCCCTATTGGTATTGCCCGAATAA